A region from the Rhinoderma darwinii isolate aRhiDar2 chromosome 2, aRhiDar2.hap1, whole genome shotgun sequence genome encodes:
- the RND1 gene encoding rho-related GTP-binding protein Rho6 isoform X3, whose protein sequence is MLPTYVPTVFENYTASLETEENRVELSLWDTSGSPYYDNVRPLCYSDSDAVLLCFDVSRPESLDSALKKWKTEIVDYCPNTRILLIGCKTDLRTDLSTIMELSNQKQTPVSYEQGCAAAKQLGAESYLECSAFTSEKSVHSIFRSASSLCLSKPTPPNRRSPVRSLSKRLLNLPSRSELISSTFKKEKAKSCCLM, encoded by the exons atgttacct ACCTATGTACCCACAGTGTTTGAAAACTACACAGCTAGcttggagacggaggagaatcgtgTGGAGCTCAGCTTATGGGACACATCTG GTTCCCCATATTACGATAACGTCCGTCCCCTCTGCTACAGTGACTCTGATGCCGTACTGCTCTGCTTTGATGTTAGCCGGCCAGAAAGCCTTGATAGTGCATTAAAGAAG TGGAAGACTGAAATTGTGGACTACTGCCCCAACACCAGAATACTACTGATAGGATGCAAAACAGACTTACGAACTGACCTCAGCACAATTATGGAGCTGTCTAACCAGAAGCAGACACCCGTGTCTTATGAACAG GGTTGTGCTGCAGCCAAACAACTAGGAGCTGAGAGCTATTTAGAGTGTTCAGCCTTCACATCAGAAAAAAGCGTTCACAGTATATTTCGCTCTGCATCCTCACTGTGTCTGTCCAAACCGACACCCCCAAACCGTAGAAGCCCCGTCCGCAGTTTATCTAAGAGACTCTTAAATCTGCCCAGCCGTTCTGAATTAATTTCTTCTACCTTCAAGAAAGAAAAGGCCAAGAGCTGTTGCCTGATGTAG
- the RND1 gene encoding rho-related GTP-binding protein Rho6 isoform X1, with amino-acid sequence MKERRNPQPAVVRCKLVLVGEVHCGKTAMLQVLAKDCYPETYVPTVFENYTASLETEENRVELSLWDTSGSPYYDNVRPLCYSDSDAVLLCFDVSRPESLDSALKKWKTEIVDYCPNTRILLIGCKTDLRTDLSTIMELSNQKQTPVSYEQGCAAAKQLGAESYLECSAFTSEKSVHSIFRSASSLCLSKPTPPNRRSPVRSLSKRLLNLPSRSELISSTFKKEKAKSCCLM; translated from the exons ATGAAGGAGAGAAGGAATCCTCAGCCCGCTGTGGTCCGGTGCAAGCTGGTGCTGGTAGGAGAAGTGCACTGCGGAAAAACGGCCATGTTACAAGTGCTGGCGAAAGACTGTTACCCTGAG ACCTATGTACCCACAGTGTTTGAAAACTACACAGCTAGcttggagacggaggagaatcgtgTGGAGCTCAGCTTATGGGACACATCTG GTTCCCCATATTACGATAACGTCCGTCCCCTCTGCTACAGTGACTCTGATGCCGTACTGCTCTGCTTTGATGTTAGCCGGCCAGAAAGCCTTGATAGTGCATTAAAGAAG TGGAAGACTGAAATTGTGGACTACTGCCCCAACACCAGAATACTACTGATAGGATGCAAAACAGACTTACGAACTGACCTCAGCACAATTATGGAGCTGTCTAACCAGAAGCAGACACCCGTGTCTTATGAACAG GGTTGTGCTGCAGCCAAACAACTAGGAGCTGAGAGCTATTTAGAGTGTTCAGCCTTCACATCAGAAAAAAGCGTTCACAGTATATTTCGCTCTGCATCCTCACTGTGTCTGTCCAAACCGACACCCCCAAACCGTAGAAGCCCCGTCCGCAGTTTATCTAAGAGACTCTTAAATCTGCCCAGCCGTTCTGAATTAATTTCTTCTACCTTCAAGAAAGAAAAGGCCAAGAGCTGTTGCCTGATGTAG
- the RND1 gene encoding rho-related GTP-binding protein Rho6 isoform X2 yields the protein MCVSCFQTYVPTVFENYTASLETEENRVELSLWDTSGSPYYDNVRPLCYSDSDAVLLCFDVSRPESLDSALKKWKTEIVDYCPNTRILLIGCKTDLRTDLSTIMELSNQKQTPVSYEQGCAAAKQLGAESYLECSAFTSEKSVHSIFRSASSLCLSKPTPPNRRSPVRSLSKRLLNLPSRSELISSTFKKEKAKSCCLM from the exons ATGTGTGTCTCTTGTTTCCAGACCTATGTACCCACAGTGTTTGAAAACTACACAGCTAGcttggagacggaggagaatcgtgTGGAGCTCAGCTTATGGGACACATCTG GTTCCCCATATTACGATAACGTCCGTCCCCTCTGCTACAGTGACTCTGATGCCGTACTGCTCTGCTTTGATGTTAGCCGGCCAGAAAGCCTTGATAGTGCATTAAAGAAG TGGAAGACTGAAATTGTGGACTACTGCCCCAACACCAGAATACTACTGATAGGATGCAAAACAGACTTACGAACTGACCTCAGCACAATTATGGAGCTGTCTAACCAGAAGCAGACACCCGTGTCTTATGAACAG GGTTGTGCTGCAGCCAAACAACTAGGAGCTGAGAGCTATTTAGAGTGTTCAGCCTTCACATCAGAAAAAAGCGTTCACAGTATATTTCGCTCTGCATCCTCACTGTGTCTGTCCAAACCGACACCCCCAAACCGTAGAAGCCCCGTCCGCAGTTTATCTAAGAGACTCTTAAATCTGCCCAGCCGTTCTGAATTAATTTCTTCTACCTTCAAGAAAGAAAAGGCCAAGAGCTGTTGCCTGATGTAG